A genomic window from Salvia hispanica cultivar TCC Black 2014 chromosome 5, UniMelb_Shisp_WGS_1.0, whole genome shotgun sequence includes:
- the LOC125186573 gene encoding phospholipase A1-Igamma1, chloroplastic: MATTNSFLPHHNHLRTAQNSHRPSPAAFASFQDFKIGKDPASKRAVKLAESISHMLNHQIEKTIQKSIETSNANVSSFKEKHDTPTTSPKENISSIWREIHGSGDWDGLLDPLHPWLRREIVKYGEFAQANYDAFDFDFYSEYYGSCRYSPSRLFDKLGLTSRGYSVTKYIYAMSQIDLPQWLETSRLVNSWSSDSNWIGFVAVSDDAESDRIGRRDIVVSWRGTVAPAEWYDNMQQDLEPIGQADAKVEHGFLSIYASKCDTSRYNKSSASEQVMTEVKRLINHYNKLGQKVSLTITGHSLGGALGLLNAYEAAKNFPTLPISVVSFAAPRVGNIAFRDELYQMGVKTLRVTLKQDVVPRMPGIVFNEGLQRFDDITGTLEWVYTHVGVELKVDARSSPYLKKGLNLIGFHMLETYLHLVDGYHSSNSDFRVDSKRDVALVNKDCDMLVDELRIPPNWYQLANKGLVQNQHGRWVKPERDPEDIPSPTNESYANNISVEYSSKLL; the protein is encoded by the coding sequence atgGCTACCACCAATTCATTTCTTCCCCACCACAACCACCTCCGCACCGCCCAAAATTCCCACCGCCCATCCCCCGCCGCCTTCGCCTCCTTCCAGGATTTCAAAATCGGCAAGGATCCGGCCTCAAAACGCGCCGTCAAGCTAGCGGAATCGATCTCGCACATGCTGAATCACCAGATCGAGAAGACGATCCAGAAATCGATCGAGACCTCGAACGCAAACGTCTCCAGCTTCAAGGAGAAGCACGACACCCCCACCACCTCCCCCAAGGAGAACATCTCCTCGATCTGGCGCGAGATCCACGGCTCCGGCGACTGGGACGGCCTCCTCGATCCCCTCCACCCCTGGCTCCGCCGCGAGATCGTCAAGTACGGCGAGTTCGCCCAGGCCAACTACGACGCCTTCGACTTCGATTTCTACTCCGAATACTACGGCAGCTGCCGCTACAGCCCCAGCCGCCTCTTCGACAAGCTCGGCCTCACCTCCCGCGGCTACTCCGTCACCAAATACATCTACGCCATGTCTCAGATCGATCTCCCCCAATGGCTCGAGACATCGCGATTGGTCAATTCGTGGAGCTCCGATTCCAATTGGATCGGATTCGTCGCCGTCAGCGACGACGCCGAATCGGATCGGATCGGCCGCCGCGACATCGTCGTGTCGTGGCGCGGCACGGTGGCGCCGGCGGAGTGGTACGACAATATGCAGCAGGACCTCGAGCCGATCGGCCAGGCCGACGCCAAGGTCGAGCATGGCTTCCTCAGCATCTACGCTTCAAAGTGTGATACCTCGAGGTACAACAAGTCAAGCGCCTCGGAACAAGTCATGACCGAAGTGAAAAGACTAATTAACCACTACAATAAATTAGGGCAAAAAGTAAGCCTAACCATCACGGGCCACAGCCTAGGCGGCGCATTGGGCCTACTAAACGCGTACGAGGCCGCGAAGAATTTCCCCACGCTGCCCATCAGCGTGGTCTCCTTCGCGGCCCCGCGCGTCGGGAACATCGCGTTCCGCGACGAGCTGTACCAAATGGGGGTAAAGACCCTCCGCGTGACACTAAAGCAGGACGTGGTGCCACGGATGCCCGGGATCGTGTTCAACGAGGGCTTGCAGCGGTTCGACGACATCACGGGCACGTTGGAGTGGGTGTACACGCACGTAGGGGTCGAGCTGAAGGTCGACGCCCGGTCGTCGCCGTACCTTAAGAAGGGATTGAATTTGATAGGGTTTCATATGTTAGAGACGTATCTGCATTTAGTGGACGGATACCACAGTAGTAATTCGGATTTTCGGGTCGATTCGAAGAGAGACGTGGCGTTGGTGAACAAGGATTGTGACATGCTAGTGGATGAATTGAGAATCCCACCTAATTGGTATCAATTGGCCAATAAAGGGTTGGTCCAAAACCAACATGGGAGATGGGTCAAACCCGAGAGAGATCCGGAAGATATACCATCACCGACCAACGAATcatatgcaaataatattaGTGTTGAATATAGTTCTAAATTGTTATGA
- the LOC125189081 gene encoding CSC1-like protein ERD4 has product MDFSSFLTSLGTSFVIFVVLMLIFTWLSRKPGNHVVYYPNRIIRGLEPYDGIRLSRSPFTWIKEAVSSTEADVIRHSGVDAAVYFVYLSTALGILVLSGVILLPVLLPVAYTAEMTISANETTSEGSFNELDKLSMAHIAQKSHRLWAFVAATYWVSFVTYYLLWRAYKHVSSMRAEALMSSEVKNEQFAVLVRDIPPLQNSQTRNEQVDSYFKAIYPDSYYKSMVITDNKVPNKIFAELEGYRKKLARSEAIYAGSKGTATPEGTRPTTKTGFMGLVGDKVDAIEYYNEKIRELVPKLESEQKIAMKDKQQPAAVIFFNNRVSAASAAQCLHDTMVDKWTAMEAPEARQLLWDNLSKNFYERLIRQYLVYFIVFLTIFFYMIPIGLISALTTLDNLKKLLPFLKPVLDQATVRTVLGAYLPQLALIIFLALLPSFLLFLSKAEGIPSLSHAERAASGKYFYFSVLNVFIGVTVGHTLFDSLKTIQDDPNSIFDVLAASLPGSATFFLTFVALKFFVGYGLELSRIIPLIIYHLKKKYLCKTEDEVKEAWAPGDLKYGTRFPNDMLILTIVLCYACIAPIILIFGVLYFGLGWLILRNQVLKVYVPAYETYGRMWPHMYNRIAASLLLYQATMIGYFSAKQFIYSPVLIPLPILTLLFIYLCTMKYYRFFQVTALDVACRELKDTPNLEGVLRSYLARSLSAEKGTDDVQFVNDLVHVSRPGSVV; this is encoded by the exons ATGGATTTCAGCTCGTTCCTGACGTCGCTGGGGACGTCGTTTGTCATTTTCGTGGTGTTGATGCTCATCTTCACCTGGCTCTCCAGGAAACCGGGCAACCACGTCGTCTACTATCCGAATCGGATCATCAGAGGGCTGGAGCCCTACGACGGAATCCGCCTCTCCCGCAGCCCGTTCACTTGGATCAAGGAGGCTGTCTCCTCCACTGAGGCTGATGTCATCCGGCATTCCGGCGTCGATGCCGCCGTCTATTTCGTCTACCTCTCCACCg CACTGGGAATACTGGTTTTGTCTGGTGTTATCCTTCTACCTGTGCTTCTTCCTGTTGCTTATACTGCTGAGATGACAATTTCTGCAAATGAAACCACTAGTGAAGGATCTTTCAATGAACTTGACAAGCTTTCCATGGCGCATATTGCA CAAAAGAGCCACCGGCTATGGGCATTCGTTGCAGCTACATATTGGGTTTCTTTCGTCACGTATTACCTCTTGTGGCGCGCATACAAGCATGTTTCCAGTATGAGGGCCGAAGCCCTTATGTCGTCTGAAGTCAAGAACGAGCAGTTTGCTGTTCTTGTTCGGGACATTCCCCCTCTCCAAAACAGTCAAACCAGGAACGAACAGGTGGACTCGTATTTTAAGGCAATCTATCCAGATTCGTATTACAAGTCAATGGTGATCACGGACAACAAAGTG CCCAACAAAATATTTGCGGAGTTGGAAGGATACAGAAAGAAGCTTGCGCGTTCAGAAGCCATATATGCCGGGTCTAAAGGGACTGCTACCCCTGAAGGAACGAGGCCGACTACAAAAACTGGCTTTATGGGGCTTGTAGGTGACAAGGTTGATGCAATAGAGTACTATAATGAGAAGATAAGGGAGTTGGTTCCGAAGTTAGAATCCGAGCAAAAGATTGCCATGAAAGACAAACAGCAACCTGCAGCTGTGATTTTCTTCAATAACAGGGTATCTGCAGCATCCGCTGCACAATGTCTGCATGATACAATGGTGGATAAATGGACCGCCATGGAAGCTCCTGAGGCCCGCCAGTTACTATGGGACAATCTTTCCAAGAATTTCTACGAGAGACTGATTCGGCAATACCTTGTCTATTTCATAGTGTTTCTCACCATCTTCTTTTACATGATACCAATTGGATTGATTTCAGCACTGACTACTTTAGATAACTTGAAGAAGTTGCTCCCTTTCTTAAAACCAGTGTTGGATCAGGCTACAGTCAGGACAGTCCTTGGGGCGTACTTGCCTCAGCTTGCTCTTATAATATTCTTGGCACTGTTGCCAAGTTTCTTGTTGTTCCTTTCCAAGGCCGAGGGCATACCTTCTCTGAGTCATGCAGAAAGGGCCGCCTCCGGGAAGTACTTCTATTTCTCGGTGCTGAACGTATTTATTGGTGTCACAGTTGGCCACACGCTTTTCGATTCGTTGAAAACTATTCAGGATGATCCAAACTCTATATTCGATGTACTAGCAGCAAGTCTTCCTGGAAGTGCTACATTCTTCTTGACTTTTGTAGCTTTGAA GTTCTTTGTCGGCTATGGGCTTGAGTTATCACGCATCATTCCTTTAATAATATATCATCTAAAGAAGAAGTATCTCTGCAAGACTGAAGATGAAGTGAAAGAAGCTTGGGCTCCGGGAGATCTTAAGTATGGGACTAGATTTCCTAATGACATGCTCATTCTTACAATCGTTCTCTGCTACGCTTGCATAGCTCCGATAATCCTTATATTCGGAGTGTTGTACTTTGGTTTGGGATGGCTCATTCTACGGAATCAG GTGCTCAAAGTTTACGTGCCTGCATACGAGACCTACGGCCGGATGTGGCCCCACATGTACAACCGCATCGCAGCATCGTTGCTCTTGTATCAAGCCACAATGATCGGTTACTTCAGCGCAAAGCAGTTCATCTACAGCCCGGTTCTGATCCCACTTCCTATTTTGACCCTCCTCTTCATCTACTTATGCACGATGAAGTACTACCGCTTCTTCCAGGTGACAGCGCTGGACGTTGCCTGCCGGGAACTGAAGGACACTCCCAATTTGGAAGGTGTGCTCAGGTCGTACCTCGCACGTAGCCTGAGCGCGGAGAAGGGGACCGATGATGTTCAGTTCGTAAATGATTTGGTTCACGTTTCAAGACCGGGTTCTGTGGTTTGa